In Silene latifolia isolate original U9 population chromosome X, ASM4854445v1, whole genome shotgun sequence, the following proteins share a genomic window:
- the LOC141616792 gene encoding phospholipase A1-IIdelta-like isoform X1, producing MDEGKPLGLTQQGPTWPELLGSKSWVGLTNPLNNELRELVLRCGDFCQVTYDTFINDQNSAYCGSSRYAKANVLHKTAFPGGADRYDAVAYLYATARVSVPEAFLLKSRSREMWDRESNWIGYVAVSNDVASREMGRREIYVAWRGTTRDYEWIDVLGAQLQSAKPLLRPRTPVEKVEKGEQKKVDTSWFNSCFNYKAKDTGKGSDDDEDDNVPKVMQGWMTIYTSEDPKSSFTKLSARTQLLTKLKQLIEQYKDEKLSITFAGHSLGASLSVVSAFDVVENLTTEIPVSAIVFGCPKVGNKEFKDMMDLYPNLNVLHVRNVIDLIPLYPVKLMGYVDIGTELEIDTRKSSYLKDSKNPSDWHNLQAILHIVDGWHGPKSEFKSVTKRSIALVNKSCDFLKEECLVPPVWWVEKNKGMVLNEFGDWVLAGPEEDPTPEFD from the exons ATGGACGAAGGAAAACCTCTAGGCCTAACCCAACAAGGCCCAACATGGCCCGAACTCCTCGGTTCCAAATCATGGGTCGGACTCACTAACCCACTCAACAACGAGCTACGAGAGCTCGTCCTACGATGCGGCGACTTCTGCCAAGTCACCTACGACACCTTCATCAACGACCAAAACTCAGCCTACTGTGGGAGCAGCCGCTACGCTAAGGCGAATGTGCTACATAAAACCGCCTTTCCTGGGGGCGCTGACAGGTACGATGCAGTGGCGTATTTGTATGCCACTGCGCGTGTCAGCGTCCCTGAGGCGTTTTTGCTCAAGTCCAGGTCTCGGGAGATGTGGGACCGGGAGTCTAACTGGATTGGGTACGTAGCGGTTTCAAATGACGTAGCGAGTCGGGAGATGGGGAGGAGGGAGATTTATGTTGCTTGGAGAGGGACTACTAGGGATTATGAGTGGATTGATGTTCTTGGTGCGCAACTTCAGTCTGCTAAGCCTTTGCTACGTCCTCGTACTCCTG TTGAAAAGGTGGAAAAGGGGGAGCAGAAGAAGGTGGATACGTCCTGGTTTAATAGCTGTTTCAATTACAAAG CCAAAGATACTGGTAAGGGTagcgacgatgatgaggatgataaCGTGCCCAAAGTAATGCAAGGTTGGATGACAATTTACACCTCCGAGGATCCGAAATCGTCCTTCACCAAACTAAGCGCGAGGACACAACTTTTAACCAAACTCAAGCAACTCATTGAACAATACAAAGACGAGAAGTTAAGCATTACATTTGCCGGCCATAGCCTAGGCGCGTCATTATCAGTCGTAAGTGCATTCGATGTTGTAGAAAACCTCACGACCGAGATCCCGGTCTCAGCCATAGTTTTCGGTTGTCCAAAAGTAGGCAACAAAGAATTCAAAGATATGATGGATTTGTATCCCAATTTGAATGTCCTACATGTTAGGAATGTTATCGATTTGATCCCTCTATACCCCGTGAAGCTAATGGGATACGTGGATATTGGTACCGAGCTAGAGATCGACACAAGGAAATCGAGTTATCTAAAAGACTCGAAAAATCCTAGTGATTGGCATAATTTGCAAGCTATATTACATATAGTGGATGGTTGGCATGGGCCTAAGAGTGAGTTTAAGAGTGTTACTAAGCGAAGTATCGCGTTGGTTAATAAATCATGTGATTTTCTTAAGGAAGAATGTTTGGTTCCTCCGGTTTGGTGGGTTGAGAAGAACAAAGGTATGGTTTTGAATGAGTTTGGAGATTGGGTTTTGGCTGGTCCTGAGGAAGATCCAACCCCTGAGTTTGATTGA
- the LOC141616792 gene encoding phospholipase A1-IIdelta-like isoform X2 — translation MDEGKPLGLTQQGPTWPELLGSKSWVGLTNPLNNELRELVLRCGDFCQVTYDTFINDQNSAYCGSSRYAKANVLHKTAFPGGADRYDAVAYLYATARVSVPEAFLLKSRSREMWDRESNWIGYVAVSNDVASREMGRREIYVAWRGTTRDYEWIDVLGAQLQSAKPLLRPRTPAAKDTGKGSDDDEDDNVPKVMQGWMTIYTSEDPKSSFTKLSARTQLLTKLKQLIEQYKDEKLSITFAGHSLGASLSVVSAFDVVENLTTEIPVSAIVFGCPKVGNKEFKDMMDLYPNLNVLHVRNVIDLIPLYPVKLMGYVDIGTELEIDTRKSSYLKDSKNPSDWHNLQAILHIVDGWHGPKSEFKSVTKRSIALVNKSCDFLKEECLVPPVWWVEKNKGMVLNEFGDWVLAGPEEDPTPEFD, via the exons ATGGACGAAGGAAAACCTCTAGGCCTAACCCAACAAGGCCCAACATGGCCCGAACTCCTCGGTTCCAAATCATGGGTCGGACTCACTAACCCACTCAACAACGAGCTACGAGAGCTCGTCCTACGATGCGGCGACTTCTGCCAAGTCACCTACGACACCTTCATCAACGACCAAAACTCAGCCTACTGTGGGAGCAGCCGCTACGCTAAGGCGAATGTGCTACATAAAACCGCCTTTCCTGGGGGCGCTGACAGGTACGATGCAGTGGCGTATTTGTATGCCACTGCGCGTGTCAGCGTCCCTGAGGCGTTTTTGCTCAAGTCCAGGTCTCGGGAGATGTGGGACCGGGAGTCTAACTGGATTGGGTACGTAGCGGTTTCAAATGACGTAGCGAGTCGGGAGATGGGGAGGAGGGAGATTTATGTTGCTTGGAGAGGGACTACTAGGGATTATGAGTGGATTGATGTTCTTGGTGCGCAACTTCAGTCTGCTAAGCCTTTGCTACGTCCTCGTACTCCTG CAGCCAAAGATACTGGTAAGGGTagcgacgatgatgaggatgataaCGTGCCCAAAGTAATGCAAGGTTGGATGACAATTTACACCTCCGAGGATCCGAAATCGTCCTTCACCAAACTAAGCGCGAGGACACAACTTTTAACCAAACTCAAGCAACTCATTGAACAATACAAAGACGAGAAGTTAAGCATTACATTTGCCGGCCATAGCCTAGGCGCGTCATTATCAGTCGTAAGTGCATTCGATGTTGTAGAAAACCTCACGACCGAGATCCCGGTCTCAGCCATAGTTTTCGGTTGTCCAAAAGTAGGCAACAAAGAATTCAAAGATATGATGGATTTGTATCCCAATTTGAATGTCCTACATGTTAGGAATGTTATCGATTTGATCCCTCTATACCCCGTGAAGCTAATGGGATACGTGGATATTGGTACCGAGCTAGAGATCGACACAAGGAAATCGAGTTATCTAAAAGACTCGAAAAATCCTAGTGATTGGCATAATTTGCAAGCTATATTACATATAGTGGATGGTTGGCATGGGCCTAAGAGTGAGTTTAAGAGTGTTACTAAGCGAAGTATCGCGTTGGTTAATAAATCATGTGATTTTCTTAAGGAAGAATGTTTGGTTCCTCCGGTTTGGTGGGTTGAGAAGAACAAAGGTATGGTTTTGAATGAGTTTGGAGATTGGGTTTTGGCTGGTCCTGAGGAAGATCCAACCCCTGAGTTTGATTGA
- the LOC141616792 gene encoding phospholipase A1-IIdelta-like isoform X3 produces the protein MDEGKPLGLTQQGPTWPELLGSKSWVGLTNPLNNELRELVLRCGDFCQVTYDTFINDQNSAYCGSSRYAKANVLHKTAFPGGADRYDAVAYLYATARVSVPEAFLLKSRSREMWDRESNWIGYVAVSNDVASREMGRREIYVAWRGTTRDYEWIDVLGAQLQSAKPLLRPRTPAKDTGKGSDDDEDDNVPKVMQGWMTIYTSEDPKSSFTKLSARTQLLTKLKQLIEQYKDEKLSITFAGHSLGASLSVVSAFDVVENLTTEIPVSAIVFGCPKVGNKEFKDMMDLYPNLNVLHVRNVIDLIPLYPVKLMGYVDIGTELEIDTRKSSYLKDSKNPSDWHNLQAILHIVDGWHGPKSEFKSVTKRSIALVNKSCDFLKEECLVPPVWWVEKNKGMVLNEFGDWVLAGPEEDPTPEFD, from the exons ATGGACGAAGGAAAACCTCTAGGCCTAACCCAACAAGGCCCAACATGGCCCGAACTCCTCGGTTCCAAATCATGGGTCGGACTCACTAACCCACTCAACAACGAGCTACGAGAGCTCGTCCTACGATGCGGCGACTTCTGCCAAGTCACCTACGACACCTTCATCAACGACCAAAACTCAGCCTACTGTGGGAGCAGCCGCTACGCTAAGGCGAATGTGCTACATAAAACCGCCTTTCCTGGGGGCGCTGACAGGTACGATGCAGTGGCGTATTTGTATGCCACTGCGCGTGTCAGCGTCCCTGAGGCGTTTTTGCTCAAGTCCAGGTCTCGGGAGATGTGGGACCGGGAGTCTAACTGGATTGGGTACGTAGCGGTTTCAAATGACGTAGCGAGTCGGGAGATGGGGAGGAGGGAGATTTATGTTGCTTGGAGAGGGACTACTAGGGATTATGAGTGGATTGATGTTCTTGGTGCGCAACTTCAGTCTGCTAAGCCTTTGCTACGTCCTCGTACTCCTG CCAAAGATACTGGTAAGGGTagcgacgatgatgaggatgataaCGTGCCCAAAGTAATGCAAGGTTGGATGACAATTTACACCTCCGAGGATCCGAAATCGTCCTTCACCAAACTAAGCGCGAGGACACAACTTTTAACCAAACTCAAGCAACTCATTGAACAATACAAAGACGAGAAGTTAAGCATTACATTTGCCGGCCATAGCCTAGGCGCGTCATTATCAGTCGTAAGTGCATTCGATGTTGTAGAAAACCTCACGACCGAGATCCCGGTCTCAGCCATAGTTTTCGGTTGTCCAAAAGTAGGCAACAAAGAATTCAAAGATATGATGGATTTGTATCCCAATTTGAATGTCCTACATGTTAGGAATGTTATCGATTTGATCCCTCTATACCCCGTGAAGCTAATGGGATACGTGGATATTGGTACCGAGCTAGAGATCGACACAAGGAAATCGAGTTATCTAAAAGACTCGAAAAATCCTAGTGATTGGCATAATTTGCAAGCTATATTACATATAGTGGATGGTTGGCATGGGCCTAAGAGTGAGTTTAAGAGTGTTACTAAGCGAAGTATCGCGTTGGTTAATAAATCATGTGATTTTCTTAAGGAAGAATGTTTGGTTCCTCCGGTTTGGTGGGTTGAGAAGAACAAAGGTATGGTTTTGAATGAGTTTGGAGATTGGGTTTTGGCTGGTCCTGAGGAAGATCCAACCCCTGAGTTTGATTGA